In the genome of Pseudomonas sp. LBUM920, one region contains:
- the fabZ gene encoding 3-hydroxyacyl-ACP dehydratase FabZ, with the protein MMDINEIREYLPHRYPFLLVDRVVDLNIEEKRIRAYKNVSINEPFFNGHFPAHPIMPGVLIIEAMAQAAGILGFKMLDLKPADGTLYYFVGSDKLRFRNPVTPGDQLILEAKFISCKRQIWKFECQASVDGKPVCSAEIICAERKL; encoded by the coding sequence ATGATGGACATCAACGAGATTCGCGAATACCTGCCTCACCGTTACCCGTTCCTGCTGGTGGACCGTGTAGTGGACCTCAACATCGAGGAAAAGCGCATTCGTGCCTACAAGAATGTCAGCATCAACGAACCGTTCTTCAATGGCCACTTCCCCGCGCATCCAATCATGCCGGGCGTATTGATCATCGAAGCGATGGCCCAGGCTGCCGGTATCCTTGGTTTCAAAATGCTCGACCTCAAGCCTGCCGATGGCACGCTGTATTATTTCGTGGGCTCCGACAAGCTGCGTTTTCGCAACCCGGTCACACCGGGTGACCAGTTGATCCTGGAAGCCAAGTTCATCAGCTGCAAGCGCCAGATCTGGAAGTTCGAATGCCAGGCTTCGGTGGACGGCAAGCCGGTGTGCTCTGCTGAGATCATCTGCGCGGAACGCAAACTATGA
- the lpxA gene encoding acyl-ACP--UDP-N-acetylglucosamine O-acyltransferase: MSLIDPRAIIDPSAVLAADVEVGPWSIVGAGVEIGEGTVIGPHVILKGPTRIGKHNRIYQFSSVGEDTPDMKYKGEETRLVIGDHNIIREGVTIHRGTVQDRAETTLGDHNLIMAYAHIGHDSVIGNHCILVNNTALAGHVHVDDWAILSGFTLVHQYCHIGAHSFSGMGTAIGKDVPAFVTVFGNPAEARSMNFEGMRRRGFSEDAIHALRRAYKVVYRQGLTVDQALTELTEPAALYPEVAVFRDSIQASTRGITR; encoded by the coding sequence ATGAGTTTGATTGACCCTCGCGCAATCATCGATCCGTCGGCCGTTCTGGCCGCCGACGTTGAGGTCGGCCCATGGTCGATCGTCGGCGCAGGTGTTGAAATCGGCGAGGGGACTGTCATCGGGCCACACGTGATCCTTAAGGGGCCGACCCGCATTGGCAAACACAATCGTATCTACCAGTTTTCCTCGGTAGGCGAAGACACCCCGGACATGAAGTACAAGGGTGAGGAAACACGCCTGGTAATCGGTGATCACAACATCATCCGTGAAGGCGTGACGATTCACCGCGGTACCGTGCAGGATCGTGCCGAGACCACTCTGGGGGATCACAACCTGATCATGGCCTATGCCCACATCGGCCACGACAGCGTCATCGGCAACCATTGCATTCTGGTCAACAACACTGCGTTGGCGGGCCATGTGCATGTTGATGACTGGGCGATTCTGTCTGGCTTTACCCTGGTGCATCAGTATTGCCATATTGGCGCCCACAGCTTTTCCGGCATGGGCACTGCGATCGGCAAGGACGTTCCGGCCTTCGTCACGGTATTCGGCAACCCGGCTGAAGCGCGCAGCATGAACTTCGAAGGCATGCGCCGTCGCGGTTTCAGTGAAGATGCGATTCACGCCCTGCGCCGCGCCTATAAAGTGGTTTACCGTCAGGGTCTGACGGTTGACCAAGCCTTGACCGAACTGACCGAGCCGGCAGCGTTGTACCCGGAAGTCGCGGTGTTCCGTGACTCTATCCAGGCATCGACTCGCGGCATCACCCGCTGA
- the lpxB gene encoding lipid-A-disaccharide synthase: MANLRIALVAGEASGDILGAGLMRALKAQHPAVEFIGVGGPLMQAEGLTSYFPMERLSVMGLVEVLGRLRELLARRKLLIQTLIEEKPDVFIGIDAPDFTLNIELKLRQAGIKTVHYVSPSVWAWRQKRVLKIREGCDLMLTLLPFEARFYEEKGVPVRFVGHTLADTIPLQADRAAARAELGLPDGPLVALMPGSRGGEVGRLGALFFDAAERLQALKPGIRFVLPCASPQRRAQIETLLEGRTLPVTLLDGQSHLALAACDAVLIASGTATLEALLYKRPMVVAYRLAPLTFWILKRMVKSPYISLPNLLAQRLLVPELLQDDATPQALAQTLLPLIDGGEEQTRGFDDIHRTLRRDASNQAADAVLTLIGHKQEAL; encoded by the coding sequence ATGGCTAATCTGCGTATCGCGTTGGTGGCCGGAGAAGCTTCCGGCGATATTCTCGGCGCAGGCTTGATGCGGGCCCTCAAGGCCCAGCATCCCGCGGTGGAATTTATCGGTGTGGGCGGCCCGCTCATGCAGGCCGAAGGGCTGACGTCCTACTTTCCCATGGAGCGTCTTTCCGTCATGGGTCTGGTGGAAGTGCTGGGCCGTCTGCGCGAGCTACTGGCTCGCCGCAAGCTGCTGATTCAGACCTTGATTGAAGAAAAGCCTGACGTCTTTATCGGAATCGATGCGCCGGACTTCACCCTCAATATCGAGCTCAAGTTGCGTCAGGCCGGGATTAAGACCGTGCACTACGTCAGCCCTTCGGTATGGGCGTGGCGGCAGAAGCGCGTGCTCAAGATCCGTGAAGGCTGCGATTTGATGCTGACACTGCTGCCGTTCGAAGCCAGGTTCTACGAAGAGAAGGGCGTGCCGGTGCGATTTGTCGGGCACACCCTGGCCGATACCATTCCGTTGCAAGCTGATCGCGCGGCTGCGCGTGCCGAGCTGGGTCTGCCCGACGGCCCGCTGGTAGCGTTGATGCCGGGCAGTCGCGGCGGTGAAGTCGGTCGCCTGGGGGCGCTGTTTTTTGACGCCGCCGAACGTCTGCAGGCGTTGAAGCCCGGCATTCGTTTTGTGTTGCCATGTGCCAGCCCGCAACGTCGTGCACAAATTGAAACGCTGCTGGAAGGGCGCACGCTGCCGGTGACCTTGCTGGACGGTCAGTCGCACCTGGCCCTGGCGGCATGTGATGCGGTACTGATCGCCTCAGGCACCGCCACCCTGGAAGCGTTGTTGTACAAGCGTCCGATGGTCGTGGCCTATCGCCTCGCGCCGCTGACGTTCTGGATTCTCAAGCGCATGGTCAAAAGTCCTTACATCTCCTTGCCCAACCTGTTGGCCCAGCGTCTGCTGGTCCCGGAGTTGTTGCAGGACGATGCAACGCCCCAGGCTCTGGCGCAAACGCTGCTACCCTTGATCGACGGCGGCGAAGAACAGACCCGCGGTTTCGACGACATCCACCGGACCTTGCGCCGTGATGCGTCGAACCAGGCTGCAGACGCCGTGCTGACCTTGATTGGCCACAAACAGGAAGCCCTATGA
- the rnhB gene encoding ribonuclease HII, giving the protein MTTQMGLDFSLVAQVHELVAGVDEVGRGPLCGAVVTAAVILDPNRPILGLNDSKKLTEARREKLYDEICEKALSWHIARAEVEEIDELNILHATMLAMQRAVEGLHITPKMAMIDGNRCPKLAMPAEAVVKGDSKVPAIAAASILAKVSRDREMAAFELIYPGYGMAGHKGYPTPVHLEALARLGPTPIHRRSFAPVRQAYELRESLIEV; this is encoded by the coding sequence ATGACGACGCAAATGGGCCTGGACTTCAGCCTGGTCGCGCAAGTGCACGAGCTGGTCGCCGGGGTTGACGAAGTAGGGCGCGGCCCGCTGTGTGGCGCCGTCGTCACGGCGGCGGTGATTCTCGATCCGAACCGCCCGATCCTGGGCCTCAACGACTCGAAAAAACTCACCGAAGCGCGTCGCGAAAAGCTTTACGACGAGATCTGTGAAAAAGCTCTGAGCTGGCATATTGCCCGGGCTGAAGTCGAAGAAATCGACGAGCTGAACATCCTTCACGCGACCATGCTGGCCATGCAGCGCGCAGTGGAAGGCCTGCATATCACGCCCAAAATGGCGATGATCGACGGTAACCGTTGCCCGAAACTGGCGATGCCTGCCGAAGCGGTGGTCAAGGGTGACAGCAAGGTTCCGGCCATCGCTGCCGCCTCGATCCTGGCCAAAGTCAGCCGTGACCGTGAGATGGCCGCGTTTGAGTTGATCTACCCCGGCTACGGCATGGCTGGCCATAAAGGCTATCCGACGCCCGTTCATCTGGAAGCCCTCGCTCGCCTCGGCCCCACGCCGATCCATCGCCGCTCGTTCGCCCCGGTCCGCCAGGCTTACGAGCTGCGCGAGAGCCTCATCGAGGTTTAG
- the dnaE gene encoding DNA polymerase III subunit alpha, whose protein sequence is MPASFVHLRLHTEYSLVDGLVRIKPLVKTLVGMNMPAVAVTDQNNMCSLVKFYKNAMGAGIKPICGADLWLSNKDPDNPLSRISLLAMNGVGYRNLTELISRGFIDGQRNGSIIIEREWVAEASEGVIMLSAAKEGEIGIALLGGNPQEAEVLAREWMQVFPDRFYLEVQRTNRPNDEEHLHAAVALADKLGAPLVATNDVRFIKKEDFEAHETRVCIGEGRALDDPRRSKNYSEEQYLKSADEMAELFSDLPEALENSVEIAKRCNIEVKLGKHFLPNFPIPDGMTIDEYFRKVSFDGLEERLSVLLPKDTTEDYEAKRQVYVDRLNFELDIIIQMGFPGYFLIVMDFIQWAKNNGVPVGPGRGSGAGSLVAYVQKITDLDPLEYDLLFERFLNPERVSMPDFDVDFCMDGRDRVIEYVAEKYGRNAVSQIITFGSMAAKAVIRDVARVQGKSYGLADRLSKMIPFEVGMTLEKAYEQEEILRDFIKVDEEAAEIWDMARKLEGVVRNVGKHAGGVVIAPTKLTDFSPIYCDEEGDGLVTQFDKDDVEAAGLVKFDFLGLRTLTIIDWALKTINRDRAKVNEAPLDIAFIPLDDKPTYTLLQKAETTAVFQLESRGMKELIKKLKPDCLEDLIALVALFRPGPLQSGMVDDFINRKHGRAELAYPHSDYQYEGLKPVLAPTYGIILYQEQVMQIAQVMAGYTLGGADMLRRAMGKKKPEEMAKQRGGFIEGCATNNIDADLAGNIFDLVEKFAGYGFNKSHSAAYGLVSYQTAWLKAHYPAPFMAAVLSADMHNTDKVVTLIEEVRTMKLRLDAPDVNASEFKFTVNDEGRIIYGLGAIKGVGEGPVEAITEARQDGPFKDLFDFCARVDLKRINKRTLDGLIRSGALDRLGPYFHDEPKAYQANIDRNRAVLLTAMEEAIKAAEQTARTHDSGHADLFGGLFVEEDADVYANHRKAKELTLKERLKGEKDTLGLYLTGHPIDEYEGEIRRFARQRIIDLKPARDTQTVAGMIIALRVMKNKKGDKMGFITLDDRSGRIEASLFADAFHSAQSLLQTDAMVVVEGEVSNDDFSGGLRLRIKRVMSMEDARTNLAESLRLKVKTEALKGDQLRWLGDLLKRHRGACPVTMEYTGNDAKAMLQFGETWRIDPADGLIQALRDQFGRDNVFLQYR, encoded by the coding sequence ATGCCGGCTTCATTCGTTCACCTGCGCCTGCACACTGAATACTCCCTGGTCGACGGCCTGGTACGGATCAAACCGCTGGTCAAAACCCTGGTGGGCATGAACATGCCTGCGGTAGCGGTGACCGATCAGAACAACATGTGTTCTCTGGTCAAGTTCTACAAAAACGCCATGGGCGCCGGAATCAAGCCGATTTGCGGCGCCGACCTGTGGCTGTCCAACAAAGACCCGGATAACCCCCTGAGCCGCATCAGCCTGTTGGCGATGAACGGCGTCGGTTATCGCAACCTCACCGAATTGATTTCCCGTGGCTTTATCGACGGCCAGCGCAACGGTTCGATCATCATCGAACGCGAGTGGGTGGCCGAGGCGAGCGAGGGCGTGATCATGCTCTCGGCTGCCAAAGAGGGTGAGATCGGCATCGCGTTGCTCGGCGGCAACCCGCAGGAAGCCGAAGTACTGGCGCGCGAGTGGATGCAGGTCTTCCCCGACCGTTTCTACCTGGAAGTTCAGCGCACCAATCGCCCCAATGATGAAGAGCATCTGCACGCCGCCGTGGCCCTGGCCGACAAGCTGGGCGCGCCGCTGGTCGCGACCAACGATGTGCGCTTTATCAAGAAGGAAGATTTCGAAGCCCACGAAACCCGCGTGTGCATCGGCGAAGGCCGGGCTCTGGACGACCCGCGTCGTTCCAAGAACTACAGCGAAGAGCAGTACCTCAAAAGCGCCGACGAGATGGCCGAGCTGTTCAGCGACCTGCCCGAGGCCCTGGAAAACTCCGTCGAGATCGCCAAGCGCTGCAATATCGAAGTGAAGCTGGGCAAGCACTTCCTGCCCAACTTCCCGATTCCTGATGGCATGACCATCGATGAGTATTTCCGCAAAGTGTCCTTCGATGGCCTTGAAGAGCGCCTCAGCGTGCTGCTGCCCAAGGACACCACCGAGGACTACGAGGCCAAGCGCCAGGTCTACGTTGACCGACTGAATTTCGAGCTGGATATCATCATCCAGATGGGATTCCCCGGTTACTTCCTGATCGTGATGGACTTTATCCAGTGGGCCAAGAACAACGGCGTACCGGTAGGTCCTGGCCGTGGATCAGGTGCCGGTTCGCTGGTGGCTTACGTTCAGAAGATTACCGACCTTGACCCGCTGGAATATGACCTGCTGTTCGAGCGGTTCCTGAACCCGGAACGGGTCTCCATGCCCGACTTCGACGTCGACTTCTGCATGGATGGCCGCGACCGCGTGATCGAGTACGTGGCCGAGAAATACGGCCGCAATGCGGTAAGCCAGATCATCACCTTCGGTTCCATGGCGGCCAAGGCTGTAATCCGTGACGTGGCGCGGGTGCAGGGCAAGTCCTACGGCCTGGCGGACCGCCTGTCGAAGATGATCCCGTTCGAAGTCGGCATGACCCTGGAAAAAGCCTACGAGCAGGAAGAAATCCTGCGCGACTTCATCAAGGTCGATGAAGAGGCCGCCGAAATCTGGGACATGGCGCGCAAGCTCGAAGGTGTGGTGCGTAACGTCGGTAAACACGCCGGTGGTGTGGTGATCGCGCCGACCAAGTTGACCGACTTTTCGCCGATCTATTGCGATGAAGAAGGCGACGGCCTGGTAACCCAGTTCGACAAGGACGACGTTGAAGCCGCCGGCCTGGTGAAGTTCGACTTCCTGGGTCTGCGGACCCTGACGATCATCGACTGGGCGCTGAAGACGATCAACCGTGACCGCGCCAAGGTCAACGAAGCGCCGCTGGATATCGCCTTTATCCCGCTGGACGACAAACCGACTTACACCTTGCTGCAAAAAGCCGAAACCACGGCGGTGTTCCAGCTTGAGTCGCGCGGCATGAAAGAGCTGATCAAAAAGCTCAAGCCCGACTGCCTGGAAGACTTGATCGCACTGGTGGCACTGTTCCGTCCCGGCCCGCTGCAGTCGGGCATGGTGGATGACTTCATCAACCGTAAGCACGGCCGCGCCGAGCTGGCGTACCCGCATTCGGATTATCAGTACGAAGGCCTCAAGCCGGTACTGGCGCCAACCTACGGCATCATCCTGTATCAAGAACAGGTGATGCAGATTGCCCAGGTGATGGCCGGCTACACCCTCGGCGGCGCGGACATGCTGCGTCGCGCCATGGGTAAGAAAAAGCCCGAAGAAATGGCCAAGCAGCGCGGCGGTTTCATTGAGGGGTGTGCCACCAACAATATCGACGCCGACCTCGCCGGTAACATCTTCGACCTGGTAGAAAAGTTCGCCGGTTATGGCTTCAACAAGTCTCACTCCGCCGCCTACGGCCTGGTGTCGTACCAGACTGCCTGGCTGAAAGCCCATTACCCGGCGCCGTTCATGGCCGCGGTACTTTCGGCGGATATGCACAACACCGACAAGGTCGTGACCTTGATCGAGGAAGTGCGCACCATGAAGCTGCGCCTCGACGCGCCGGACGTGAACGCCTCCGAGTTCAAGTTCACGGTGAACGACGAAGGCCGCATCATCTATGGCCTGGGCGCGATCAAAGGCGTGGGCGAAGGCCCGGTCGAAGCCATCACTGAAGCGCGCCAGGACGGGCCGTTCAAGGACTTGTTCGACTTCTGCGCGCGGGTTGACCTCAAGCGCATCAACAAACGCACCCTCGACGGCTTGATCCGCAGCGGCGCGCTCGATCGCCTTGGCCCGTATTTCCATGATGAGCCCAAGGCTTATCAGGCCAATATCGACCGCAACCGTGCGGTGCTGCTGACCGCCATGGAAGAAGCGATCAAGGCGGCCGAACAGACCGCCCGCACCCACGACAGCGGCCACGCCGACCTGTTTGGCGGCTTGTTCGTCGAAGAGGACGCGGACGTTTACGCCAACCACCGCAAGGCCAAGGAGTTGACCCTCAAGGAACGACTCAAGGGCGAAAAAGACACCCTGGGCCTGTACCTCACCGGTCACCCGATTGACGAATACGAAGGCGAAATCCGCCGTTTCGCTCGTCAGCGCATCATCGACCTGAAACCGGCGCGCGACACTCAGACGGTCGCCGGCATGATCATCGCTCTGCGAGTGATGAAAAATAAGAAGGGCGACAAGATGGGCTTTATCACCCTCGACGACCGCTCGGGCCGGATCGAAGCGTCGCTGTTTGCCGACGCTTTCCACTCCGCGCAGTCGTTGCTGCAGACCGATGCCATGGTGGTCGTTGAAGGTGAGGTCAGCAACGACGACTTCTCCGGCGGCCTGCGCCTGCGGATCAAGCGGGTGATGAGTATGGAAGATGCGCGCACCAACCTCGCCGAAAGCCTGCGCTTGAAGGTCAAGACCGAAGCCCTTAAAGGCGATCAGCTACGCTGGTTGGGTGACCTGCTCAAGCGCCACCGTGGCGCATGTCCGGTGACCATGGAATACACCGGCAATGACGCCAAGGCGATGTTGCAGTTTGGTGAGACGTGGCGAATTGATCCCGCCGATGGCTTGATTCAAGCTTTGCGTGACCAGTTCGGGCGAGACAACGTCTTCCTCCAATACCGTTGA
- a CDS encoding acetyl-CoA carboxylase carboxyltransferase subunit alpha, with product MNPNFLDFEQPIADLQAKIEELRLVGNDNSLNIGDEIARLQDKSSTLTEDIFGKLTSWQIARLARHPRRPYTLDYIQHIFTEFDELHGDRHFSDDAAIVGGIARLDDQPVMVIGHQKGREVREKVRRNFGMPRPEGYRKACRLMEMAERFKMPILTFIDTPGAYPGIDAEERNQSEAIAWNLRVMARLKTPIIATVIGEGGSGGALAIGVCDQLNMLQYSTYAVISPEGCASILWKTAEKAPDAAEAMGITADRLKGLGIVDKVIAEPLGGAHRDPAAAAATLRAELGSQLAMLKKFDNEALLARRYERLMSYGL from the coding sequence ATGAACCCGAATTTTCTTGATTTCGAACAGCCGATCGCTGACCTGCAAGCCAAGATTGAAGAATTGCGCCTGGTCGGCAATGACAATTCGCTGAATATCGGCGATGAGATCGCTCGCCTGCAAGACAAGAGCAGCACGCTCACCGAGGACATCTTCGGCAAGCTGACCAGCTGGCAGATCGCGCGCCTGGCACGCCACCCGCGCCGTCCGTACACCCTGGATTACATTCAGCACATCTTCACCGAGTTCGACGAACTGCACGGCGACCGCCACTTCTCCGACGACGCGGCCATCGTGGGCGGTATCGCTCGCCTGGACGACCAGCCGGTGATGGTGATCGGTCACCAGAAAGGCCGCGAAGTGCGTGAAAAAGTCCGCCGCAACTTCGGCATGCCGCGCCCCGAAGGCTACCGCAAGGCGTGCCGCCTGATGGAAATGGCCGAGCGCTTCAAGATGCCGATCCTGACCTTCATCGACACGCCGGGCGCTTACCCGGGCATCGACGCCGAAGAGCGTAACCAGAGCGAAGCAATCGCCTGGAACCTGCGTGTCATGGCGCGCCTGAAAACCCCGATCATCGCCACCGTGATTGGTGAGGGTGGTTCCGGCGGGGCGCTGGCCATTGGCGTGTGCGACCAGCTGAACATGCTGCAATATTCGACCTACGCGGTAATTTCGCCGGAAGGTTGCGCTTCGATTCTGTGGAAAACCGCCGAAAAGGCACCGGACGCTGCTGAAGCCATGGGTATCACCGCTGATCGCCTGAAAGGCCTGGGCATCGTGGACAAAGTGATCGCCGAGCCATTGGGCGGCGCCCACCGTGACCCGGCTGCCGCTGCTGCTACCCTGCGCGCCGAGCTGGGTTCGCAATTGGCGATGCTCAAGAAGTTCGATAATGAGGCGTTGCTGGCCCGTCGTTACGAGCGTTTGATGAGCTACGGTCTCTGA
- the tilS gene encoding tRNA lysidine(34) synthetase TilS — translation MKPALPANLLQNLAPWRNAPAWHIAFSGGLDSTVLLHLLATLATTETLPPLSAVHVHHGLQAAADAWPSHCQAVCDAVGVPLRVMRVQVQPGASLERAARDARYQAFTEATGAGEVLLTGQHRDDQAETLLFRLMRGAGVRGLAAMPVHRPLARGHVVRPLLEASRAELEAYAHEQQLTWIEDPSNADPRFSRNYLRHRVLPVLTQRWPQAVSSLARTAEHLSEAQGLLDELARMDLQAADQPSPFSWLPLPSLVMAPLRELSDARQRNALRHWLAPLTRLPDSDHWASWQALRDAKADAQPLWRLADGQLHRCGERIWWLPATWLEFSDAVVSWPHPQNPLALPGNGQLNFIGEAPQGPLEVRYRQGGEIIEVPARGRRDLKRLLNECGLPGFVRGRLPLVYQGEQLLAVPSLAGLWARLPGDGQLDWMPQTCDQGLS, via the coding sequence ATGAAGCCGGCTCTACCCGCCAACCTTCTGCAAAATCTGGCGCCCTGGCGCAATGCCCCGGCCTGGCACATCGCATTCTCGGGTGGTCTGGACTCCACCGTCCTGCTGCACCTGTTGGCCACTCTGGCAACCACCGAAACCCTCCCGCCGCTCAGTGCTGTCCACGTCCACCATGGCTTGCAAGCTGCTGCTGACGCCTGGCCGAGCCATTGCCAGGCGGTGTGTGACGCCGTGGGCGTGCCCTTGCGGGTAATGCGCGTGCAAGTGCAGCCGGGCGCCAGCCTTGAGCGTGCGGCGCGTGACGCGCGTTATCAGGCGTTTACCGAGGCCACTGGCGCGGGGGAGGTGTTGCTCACCGGGCAGCATCGCGACGATCAGGCTGAAACCCTGTTGTTTCGGCTGATGCGCGGTGCAGGGGTACGCGGGCTGGCGGCTATGCCTGTGCATCGCCCACTGGCAAGGGGCCACGTGGTGCGGCCGTTGCTGGAGGCCTCGCGTGCTGAATTGGAAGCCTACGCCCACGAGCAACAGTTGACGTGGATCGAAGACCCTTCGAACGCCGACCCACGTTTCTCGCGCAATTACTTGCGCCATCGTGTGCTTCCCGTATTGACGCAGCGATGGCCTCAAGCCGTTTCCAGCCTGGCGCGCACCGCCGAACACCTGAGTGAAGCCCAGGGCCTGCTCGACGAGTTGGCGAGGATGGACTTGCAAGCTGCCGATCAGCCTTCGCCATTTTCCTGGTTGCCTCTGCCCTCGTTGGTTATGGCTCCACTGCGCGAACTTTCTGACGCCCGCCAACGTAATGCCTTGCGCCACTGGCTGGCGCCTCTGACCCGTTTACCCGACAGCGACCACTGGGCCAGCTGGCAGGCCCTGCGCGACGCCAAGGCTGACGCACAACCGCTGTGGCGCCTGGCCGACGGCCAGTTGCATCGTTGCGGCGAGCGCATCTGGTGGCTGCCCGCAACATGGTTGGAGTTTTCCGACGCCGTGGTCAGTTGGCCGCATCCGCAAAACCCACTCGCGTTACCCGGCAATGGCCAGCTGAACTTTATCGGTGAGGCTCCCCAAGGTCCGCTTGAGGTGCGTTACCGTCAGGGCGGCGAAATCATCGAAGTGCCCGCTCGAGGCCGGCGCGACTTGAAGCGCTTGCTTAATGAATGCGGGCTGCCGGGCTTTGTCCGTGGCAGATTGCCGCTGGTCTATCAGGGTGAGCAATTGCTGGCTGTCCCAAGCCTTGCAGGGCTGTGGGCCAGGCTGCCGGGTGATGGACAATTGGATTGGATGCCACAGACTTGCGATCAAGGTTTGAGCTGA
- a CDS encoding CTP synthase, with the protein MTRYIFVTGGVVSSLGKGIASASLAAILEARGLKVTMLKLDPYINVDPGTMSPFQHGEVFVTHDGAETDLDLGHYERFIRTTMTQNNNFTTGRVYEHVLRKERRGDYLGATIQVIPHITDEIKRRIIKGAGDADVAMVEIGGTVGDIESQPFLEAIRQLRFEVGAKRAMLMHLTLVPYIATAGETKTKPTQHSVKELRSIGLQPDVLVCRSDHPIDISSRRKIAQFTNVEERAVIALEDADTIYKIPGILHSQGLDDFVVERFGLQCNGADLSEWEAVVDAKLNPEHEVTIAMVGKYMELLDAYKSLIEAMSHAGISNRTKVNLRYIDSEDIENQGTALLEGVDAILVPGGFGLRGVEGKITAVQYARENKVPYLGICLGMQVAVIEFARNVLGWKDANSTEFDHTSGHPVVGLITEWEDATGAVETRTESSDLGGTMRLGAQDCLLEPGSLVHDCYGKDVIVERHRHRYEVNNNLLPQIKEAGLKISGRSGDGKLVEVVEAPDHPWFVACQFHPEFTSTPRDGHPLFSGFVKAALTQHQKKA; encoded by the coding sequence ATGACGCGCTACATATTCGTCACGGGCGGTGTTGTTTCTTCATTGGGGAAAGGCATTGCCTCCGCTTCATTGGCGGCCATCCTGGAGGCGCGGGGACTTAAGGTCACCATGCTCAAGCTGGACCCGTACATCAACGTTGACCCGGGCACCATGAGCCCGTTCCAGCACGGTGAAGTGTTCGTCACGCACGACGGCGCCGAGACCGACCTGGACCTGGGCCACTACGAGCGGTTCATCCGCACGACCATGACCCAGAACAACAACTTCACCACTGGCCGTGTCTACGAGCATGTGCTGCGCAAGGAGCGCCGTGGTGACTACCTGGGTGCAACCATCCAGGTGATCCCGCACATCACCGACGAAATCAAGCGTCGCATCATCAAGGGTGCAGGCGATGCCGACGTGGCGATGGTCGAGATCGGTGGCACCGTGGGTGACATCGAATCCCAGCCGTTCCTCGAAGCCATCCGCCAGCTGCGTTTCGAAGTCGGCGCCAAGCGCGCGATGCTGATGCACCTGACGCTGGTGCCGTACATCGCCACCGCCGGCGAAACCAAAACCAAGCCTACCCAGCACTCGGTCAAGGAACTGCGTTCCATCGGCCTGCAGCCGGACGTGCTGGTATGCCGCTCCGATCACCCGATCGACATTTCCTCGCGTCGCAAGATTGCGCAGTTCACCAACGTTGAAGAGCGTGCGGTGATTGCCCTGGAAGACGCCGACACCATCTACAAGATCCCGGGCATCCTGCACTCCCAAGGCCTGGATGATTTTGTGGTCGAGCGTTTCGGCCTGCAGTGCAACGGCGCGGACCTGTCCGAGTGGGAAGCTGTGGTGGATGCCAAGCTCAACCCTGAGCATGAAGTCACCATCGCCATGGTCGGCAAGTACATGGAGCTGCTGGACGCGTACAAGTCGCTGATCGAAGCGATGAGCCACGCCGGTATCAGCAACCGTACCAAGGTCAACCTGCGCTACATCGATTCCGAAGACATCGAGAACCAGGGCACTGCCTTGCTCGAAGGTGTTGATGCGATTCTCGTACCGGGCGGTTTCGGCCTGCGTGGCGTGGAAGGCAAAATCACTGCGGTTCAGTACGCTCGTGAAAACAAAGTGCCGTACCTGGGTATCTGCCTGGGCATGCAAGTGGCCGTTATCGAGTTCGCCCGTAACGTGCTGGGCTGGAAAGACGCCAACTCCACCGAGTTCGATCACACCAGCGGCCACCCGGTCGTGGGCCTGATCACCGAGTGGGAAGATGCGACCGGCGCCGTTGAAACCCGTACCGAAAGCTCCGACCTGGGCGGCACCATGCGCCTTGGCGCGCAAGACTGCCTGCTGGAGCCGGGCTCGCTGGTTCACGATTGCTATGGCAAGGACGTGATCGTCGAGCGTCACCGCCACCGCTACGAAGTGAACAACAACCTGCTGCCGCAGATCAAAGAAGCCGGCCTGAAAATCTCCGGTCGCTCTGGCGATGGCAAGTTGGTTGAAGTGGTCGAGGCGCCGGATCATCCGTGGTTCGTGGCCTGCCAGTTCCACCCTGAGTTCACCTCGACCCCGCGCGACGGTCACCCGTTGTTCAGCGGTTTCGTTAAAGCAGCACTGACGCAACATCAGAAGAAGGCGTGA